The Agromyces marinus genome window below encodes:
- the arfB gene encoding alternative ribosome rescue aminoacyl-tRNA hydrolase ArfB: MPAVHRPGLRVGSALTIPESELTWRFSRSSGPGGQGVNTADSRAELVWDAAGSAALSPVQRERLLARLGPRLVDGVLTITAYEHRSQLRNREAARARLADVVADALQPPSPTRRPTKPGRGARERRLEAKKRRTDVKRLRRPPDD; encoded by the coding sequence ATGCCTGCGGTCCATCGTCCCGGCCTTCGGGTCGGCTCGGCGCTCACGATTCCCGAGTCCGAGCTGACCTGGCGGTTCTCGCGGTCCTCCGGGCCCGGCGGGCAGGGCGTGAACACCGCCGACTCCCGGGCCGAACTCGTGTGGGATGCGGCCGGCTCCGCAGCCCTCTCCCCGGTGCAGCGCGAGCGACTCCTCGCACGACTGGGCCCCCGCCTGGTCGACGGGGTGCTCACGATCACGGCCTACGAGCACCGCTCGCAGCTGCGCAACCGGGAAGCTGCTCGTGCGCGGCTCGCCGACGTGGTGGCCGACGCGCTGCAACCGCCGTCGCCGACGCGACGCCCGACGAAGCCGGGTCGCGGTGCCCGGGAACGGCGGCTGGAGGCGAAGAAGCGGCGCACCGACGTCAAGCGCCTGCGCCGCCCGCCCGACGACTGA
- a CDS encoding DUF503 domain-containing protein — MWIGWIEFDLLLGDVHSLKQKRGVLRPVLAELRRVTEASVAEVGEHDLHRRAVIGLGVVAADAGHATDVLDRAERLVAARPELTLLSARRRLRTSDDD; from the coding sequence ATGTGGATCGGGTGGATCGAGTTCGACCTGCTCCTCGGCGACGTGCATTCCCTGAAACAGAAACGGGGTGTGCTGCGCCCGGTGCTCGCGGAGCTGAGACGGGTCACCGAGGCATCCGTCGCCGAAGTCGGCGAGCACGACCTGCATCGGCGCGCCGTCATCGGCCTGGGCGTGGTCGCAGCGGATGCCGGTCACGCGACCGACGTGCTCGACCGCGCCGAACGGCTCGTCGCGGCGCGGCCCGAGCTCACCTTGCTCTCCGCCCGGCGGAGGCTTCGCACGAGCGACGACGACTGA
- the hutI gene encoding imidazolonepropionase: protein MTDNGAVRRMLLTNIGELVTNDPGDDREGDELGIVRDAAVLIEDGRVAWVGPAVHAPSGAAATAGDAARHEREDRREGEEHRAAWDADVEIVDLGGRAVIPGFVDSHTHLVFGGDRADEFAARMAGRAYEAGGIRSTVSATRGATDDELRARLAGFLAELRRQGTTTFEVKTGYGLSVTDEARLARLAAEVTDEVTFLGAHVVPFEFREPDGPGADAYVDLVVGEMLAACAPHSRWVDAFCERGAFTAEQSRRVLEAGRAVGLGVRVHGNQLGEGPGVRLAVELDAASVDHCTYLSDEDVAALAGSSTVATLLPGVEFSTRQPYPDARRLIDAGVTVALASDCNPGSSFTSSMPFCIAVAVREMGMTPAEAVWASTAGGAAALRRTDVGALRVGARADFAVLDAPSHVHVAYRPGVPLIAETWKDGVRVA from the coding sequence CACCAACGACCCGGGCGACGACCGGGAGGGCGACGAGCTCGGCATCGTACGCGACGCGGCCGTCCTCATCGAGGACGGCCGCGTCGCGTGGGTCGGCCCGGCGGTCCATGCCCCCTCCGGCGCTGCTGCCACCGCCGGCGACGCCGCGCGACACGAGCGCGAGGACCGCCGCGAGGGCGAGGAGCACCGCGCCGCGTGGGACGCCGATGTCGAGATCGTCGATCTCGGCGGGCGGGCCGTGATCCCCGGCTTCGTCGACAGCCACACGCACCTGGTGTTCGGCGGGGACCGGGCCGACGAGTTCGCGGCACGTATGGCCGGACGCGCATACGAGGCCGGCGGCATCCGCTCGACCGTCTCGGCGACGCGCGGGGCGACCGACGACGAACTGCGCGCCCGGCTCGCGGGCTTCCTCGCCGAGCTGCGCCGGCAGGGCACGACGACCTTCGAGGTCAAGACCGGCTACGGGCTGAGCGTGACCGACGAGGCCAGGCTGGCACGGCTCGCGGCGGAGGTCACCGACGAGGTCACATTCCTCGGCGCGCATGTGGTGCCCTTCGAGTTCCGCGAGCCCGACGGCCCGGGCGCCGACGCGTACGTCGACCTCGTCGTCGGCGAGATGCTGGCGGCGTGCGCGCCGCACTCGCGCTGGGTCGACGCGTTCTGCGAGCGCGGCGCGTTCACCGCCGAGCAGTCGCGCCGGGTGCTCGAGGCGGGCCGCGCCGTGGGACTCGGCGTGCGTGTGCACGGCAACCAGCTCGGCGAGGGGCCGGGAGTCCGGCTGGCCGTCGAGCTCGACGCGGCATCCGTCGACCACTGCACCTACCTGTCCGACGAGGATGTCGCGGCCCTCGCCGGCTCTTCCACCGTCGCGACGCTCCTGCCCGGCGTCGAGTTCTCGACCCGGCAGCCCTACCCCGACGCGCGACGCCTGATCGACGCGGGCGTCACCGTCGCCCTCGCGAGCGACTGCAACCCCGGGTCGAGCTTCACGAGTTCGATGCCGTTCTGCATCGCGGTCGCGGTGCGCGAGATGGGCATGACGCCCGCCGAGGCGGTGTGGGCGTCGACCGCGGGCGGCGCCGCCGCGCTCAGGCGAACGGATGTCGGTGCGCTCCGCGTCGGCGCACGCGCCGACTTCGCGGTGCTCGACGCACCGAGCCATGTGCACGTGGCCTACCGGCCGGGCGTCCCGCTCATCGCGGAGACGTGGAAGGACGGCGTCCGCGTGGCGTGA